GATCGCCGAGGCGCTCGATCTCCGCATCGTCGGCGGCGAGACGCATTTCACGCGCTTCGATCTCAAGCCGTTCTTCGAAAATCCCCGACTGCCGATCCTGCAACCCGATCCGATGCGCGGAGGGCTGACCGAACTGCGCAAGATCGCGACGGTGGCCGACACTTGGGGCATGACCATAGCGCCGCATCTGTTTCCGGAATTGAACGTGCAGCTTCTCGCCTCGATCCCGAATGGGCTTTGGATCGAGGACATGGGTCTTGCCGAAGATCTATTTATCGATCCCGTGCCGGTGGTAAACGGATTCATCGCCGCACCGGAACGGCCGGGCCACGGCCTCGCGTTCAAACCGGAAATCCTGCGCGATTGTGCGGTTAAGGCATGAGCTGGAGATATGCCATGGCGACGAGGACCCGATAGCATTTCTCAATCCCTGTGATCGAATTCCTAGAATGATCGTAACGATGCCAACTTTAAGACAAAATTAACTCAAAACCTTAAGCGTTGGGAATTCGCTTTGAGCGTACTGTTTCTATTGCAGTTGCTTGAGGCGAATGACGATGGGGGTGTCCCATGAAAAATGGGATCGCGACGCACAGTCTGCCTCGTGAGTGTTACGTTCTTCGAATCGACGGCCGGTTAAATTCGACACATCGGCGTTTTGTCGATGCACTGCGAGCAGGCTTGCAACTCAAAGACCGGTTTCCGCATCACGACATCAAAGTAAGCGTAGCGCCGATAATAAGATCAACCCAAGAAAAAGTGGCGGGAACGGTTTTGCACTAAGCGAGTCTCGGCACGGCTCGCATTTGCAGTCGCCGCCATCGGGCGGCACGGCGACGACGTGACATTTTCAGGCAGCATTCGCGCCGCCCTTCGCCGAAAAATCGGCCGGTACGATCTGGGCCCGAGAACAAAACCATAGCGGCCGCCGACTCGATTATTTCCTCAAACCAAGCAACACATAGCCGAATTCGACTTTGCGATTGGGCTCGCCAATCGCCTCGAGTTTGAACTCACCGGCGGTTTGAAAGGTCTGAAGGCCCGTGCCCGGTATGACCGTGGTTCGCGGCGCCTCGGCGTCCGGCGGCTTCCAATATACCTT
This region of Alphaproteobacteria bacterium genomic DNA includes:
- a CDS encoding mandelate racemase/muconate lactonizing enzyme family protein, which gives rise to HTADLATDLDNVRRMREALGPDIDIMIDVNMGWTADVAILMGRKFQDYDVYWLEEPVTPDDFAGYLRIAEALDLRIVGGETHFTRFDLKPFFENPRLPILQPDPMRGGLTELRKIATVADTWGMTIAPHLFPELNVQLLASIPNGLWIEDMGLAEDLFIDPVPVVNGFIAAPERPGHGLAFKPEILRDCAVKA